A window from Mangifera indica cultivar Alphonso chromosome 2, CATAS_Mindica_2.1, whole genome shotgun sequence encodes these proteins:
- the LOC123207884 gene encoding lysM domain receptor-like kinase 4: MIYLWLLFWACFNLSYAQQNYDYSECSADESFPGSRYTCNSFKNSCQTFIVYRANTQFQTLSDITALFQINSNEVLHLNKLTSSTEILKSGREVLIPINCSCSGQFFQANFIYTVPGNTSYSYIACGVFEGLLKPHLLSTENQTQENGPKIGSKLHVPLKCACPDNISVSEGVKYLLTYPFVEKDELSLLCEKFGISLEDLCAANLVVPKPTVYPTTTFLIPLKSDPNITFDITDSSAPPTPGFLPTITIQKTNKVKLKILYIVVSVVGFTLLLVALLACGLYVKALRKWKGGRIQSFNTRSSTQVSFSTPRSSPRSVQTGHSTTNSCLSPDLLAGIKYSLSGYSLEDLKKATKNFGEDTKIGYQTYKGMIDNVEVMIKQMRFEDTRQAIDVNSKINHINIVSLHGVCYGDSDFSWSYVVFEFPKNGCLRDCLSNSLTLLNWHKRTQIAFDIATGLHYLHHCIFPTYAHMSVSSRNIFITSTWRAKLSSIETNHAVGSSKGSDILAGLKACIAPEYLFNGSASEKVDIFAYGVVLLELLSGREDIDGKFLKECIGFLGGGGSEGGCFEQLRSFMDPSLKEDYPLAEALCLAVLAKACVEDDPSHRPSMGDIMKVVGRMV, from the coding sequence ATGATTTATCTCTGGTTGCTCTTCTGGGCATGTTTCAATTTAAGCTACGCTCAACAAAATTATGACTACTCTGAGTGCTCTGCAGATGAGAGTTTTCCAGGTTCAAGATATACTTGCAATTCCTTCAAAAATTCATGCCAGACGTTCATAGTTTACAGAGCTAACACACAATTTCAGACTCTCTCAGATATCACTGCTTTGTTCCAGATTAACTCCAATGAGGTACTTCACTTGAACAAGCTTACATCTTCTACAGAGATACTCAAATCAGGTAGAGAAGTTCTTATTCCCATTAATTGTTCCTGCTCAGGCCAGTTTTTTCAGGCGAATTTCATTTATACAGTCCCTGGAAACACATCTTACTCGTATATTGCTTGCGGGGTCTTTGAAGGTTTACTAAAACCTCACTTACTTTCTACGGAAAACCAGACTCAAGAAAATGGTCCTAAGATTGGTTCTAAGCTTCATGTGCCTCTGAAATGTGCTTGTCCTGATAATATTTCTGTTAGTGAAGGAGTAAAGTACCTGTTGACATACCCTTTTGTAGAAAAAGATGAGCTAAGCTTATTGTGTGAGAAATTTGGCATCTCCCTTGAAGATCTATGTGCAGCTAATCTTGTAGTCCCTAAACCTACTGTTTATCCGACCACAACTTTCCTGATTCCTCTGAAATCAGATCCGAATATAACTTTTGACATTACAGATTCATCAGCCCCTCCTACTCCTGGTTTTCTTCCAACAATTACCATTCAGAAAACGAATAAAGTAAAGTTAAAGATTTTGTACATTGTAGTATCAGTTGTTGGGTTCACTTTGTTGCTTGTAGCATTGCTTGCTTGTGGATTGTATGTAAAGGCCTTGCGAAAATGGAAGGGTGGGAGGATACAATCATTCAACACCAGAAGCTCTACTCAAGTTTCATTTTCGACTCCGAGAAGCTCTCCTCGATCTGTTCAAACTGGCCACAGCACTACAAATTCATGTTTATCTCCGGATCTCCTTGCGGGAATAAAGTACTCTTTGTCAGGTTACAGCCTGGAGGATCTcaaaaaagcaacaaaaaattttggGGAAGATACCAAAATTGGATATCAGACCTATAAAGGGATGATTGATAATGTTGAAGTGATGATCAAGCAGATGAGATTTGAAGACACTCGGCAGGCAATCGATGTAAATTCGAAGATCAATCACATAAACATAGTGAGTTTACATGGAGTGTGCTATGGAGATAGTGACTTTTCTTGGTCATATGTTGTGTTTGAATTCCCTAAGAATGGTTGCTTAAGGGACTGCTTGTCTAATTCATTAACTCTTCTTAATTGGCATAAAAGAACACAGATAGCTTTTGACATTGCCACAGGCCTGCATTATCTGCATCATTGTATCTTCCCAACCTATGCACACATGAGTGTAAGTTCTaggaatatatttataacatcaACTTGGAGAGCAAAACTGTCAAGTATTGAAACAAACCATGCTGTTGGATCATCAAAAGGAAGCGATATTTTGGCAGGTTTGAAAGCATGTATAGCACCAGAATACCTGTTCAATGGCTCAGCTTCGGAAAAGGTAGACATATTTGCATATGGGGTAGTGTTGCTTGAGTTGCTTTCTGGAAGAGAGGACATAGATGGAAAATTCTTGAAGGAGTGCATTGGATTTTTGGGAGGGGGAGGTAGTGAAGGTGGTTGTTTTGAACAATTGAGGAGTTTCATGGATCCTTCTCTTAAGGAGGATTACCCTCTTGCTGAAGCTTTATGTCTAGCAGTTCTAGCCAAGGCTTGTGTGGAAGATGACCCTTCGCATAGGCCATCTATGGGTGATATCATGAAAGTAGTTGGCAGAATGGTATGA
- the LOC123209433 gene encoding alpha carbonic anhydrase 7-like: MEKLTTQLFYCFFFIALIVLQSPPATSQEVEDETEFNYEKGSEHGPERWGELHSEWSDCKNGTMQSPIDLLHERVEVVSHLGRLKRSYKPSNATLRNRGHDMMLKWENGAGTLEINGTEYRLNQVHWHSPSEHTLNGEKFDLEAHMVHQSTDGKIAVVGIMYKIGRPDSFLSLIKDHLAAIGGSTERDRVVGMIDPRDIKIGSRKYYRYIGSLTTPPCTENVLWTIVRKVRTVTREQVQSLRVAVHDESDTNARPLQPLNWRLLQLFRPDDDLPRSP; the protein is encoded by the exons ATGGAGAAACTTACAACCCAACTCTTCTACTGTTTCTTCTTCATTGCTCTTATTGTTTTGCAGTCACCTCCGGCAACATCTCAAGAAGTTG AGGACGAGACAGAGTTTAACTATGAAAAAGGAAGTGAGCATGGGCCAGAACGATGGGGAGAGCTTCACAGCGAATGGAGTGATTGCAAAAATGGAACAATGCAGTCTCCAATCGATTTACTGCATGAGAGAGTTGAAGTGGTGTCCCATTTAGGGAGACTTAAAAGAAGTTACAAGCCTTCTAATGCCACTTTAAGAAATAGAGGCCATGACATGATG TTAAAATGGGAAAATGGTGCAGGGACTCTTGAGATAAATGGAACTGAATATAGACTAAACCAGGTCCACTGGCATTCACCTTCTGAGCACACTCTCAATGGCGAGAA ATTTGATCTAGAGGCTCACATGGTTCACCAGAGCACAGATGGGAAAATTGCAGTTGTTGGGATCATGTACAAAATTGGCCGACCTGATTCTTTCTTGTCATTG ATAAAGGATCATTTAGCAGCCATTGGTGGCAGCACTGAAAGAGATAGAGTGGTGGGTATGATTGATCCCAGGGACATAAAGATAGGCAGTAGAAAGTATTACAGATACATCGGCTCTCTTACTACTCCTCCCTGCACAGAAAATGTTCTCTGGACAATAGTCAGAAAG GTGAGGACTGTGACAAGAGAGCAAGTGCAATCTCTTCGCGTGGCTGTTCATGAT GAATCGGATACAAATGCAAGACCATTACAGCCATTAAACTGGAGGTTGCTGCAACTTTTCAGACCAGATGATGATTTGCCACGAAGCCCATGa